The following proteins come from a genomic window of Triticum aestivum cultivar Chinese Spring chromosome 6A, IWGSC CS RefSeq v2.1, whole genome shotgun sequence:
- the LOC123128545 gene encoding ATP synthase protein MI25-like yields the protein VARCFIGFFIFSRKSLGKTFKETLDGRIESIQEELQQFFNPNEVIPEESNEQQRLLRISLRICSTIVESLPTARCAPKCEKTVQALLCRNLNVKSATLLNATSSRRIRLQDDIVTGFHFSVSERFVSGSTFKASTIDLIREGLIVLRKVRVGGSI from the coding sequence gtaGCTCGTTGTTTTATAGGCTTTTTCATATTCAGTCGGAAGAGTTTAGGTAAGACTTTCAAAGAAACTCTCGACGGGAGAATCGAGTCTATTCAGGAAGAATTGCAGCAATTCTTCAATCCTAACGAAGTAATTCCGGAGGAATCCAATGAACAACAACGATTACTTAGGATCAGCTTGCGAATTTGCAGCACCATAGTAGAATCATTACCAACGGCACGCTGTGCGCCTAAGTGCGAAAAGACAGTGCAAGCTTTGTTATGCCGAAACCTAAATGTAAAGTCAGCAACACTTCTAAATGCCACTTCTTCCCGCCGCATCCGTCTTCAGGACGATATAGTCACAGGTTTTCACTTTTCAGTGAGTGAAAGATTTGTATCCGGGTCTACGTTCAAAGCTTCTACCATAGACCTAATTCGAGAAGGCTTGATAGTCCTAAGAAAGGTGAGGGTGGGGGGTTCTAtttag